One window from the genome of Pyrus communis chromosome 16, drPyrComm1.1, whole genome shotgun sequence encodes:
- the LOC137720678 gene encoding protein RMD5 homolog: MELTAIKDAFDRVTKKQKLSSSKAQEMFDLIDKEIKQTLQKLQSSNDRESQIDCKSAFADLKTKLQDIAPLSQLESTQKELNLALSKYPKILEKSFVPDISKAYRNIDFDTHTVNEIIGSHFYRQGLFEVGDCFTSETGESESASAMKSQFQELFGILDAMKHRNLEPALNWAVFNSDKLKPNGSDLLLKLHRLQFVELVQKGNRDRALQYSKACLAPFASDHMVEIQKLMGALLWTGRLEHSPYSHLLSQANWDKVTGELTRQFCNILGQSYKSPLSVTMEAGIRGLPPLLKFMNVMAGKRQEWQSMKQLPVPVDLDSEFHFHSIFVCPVSKEQSTEENPPMLMSCGHVLCKQSITKMSKNGTKSFKCPYCPSDVNSAQCRPLVF; this comes from the coding sequence AGAAATCAAGCAGACATTACAGAAGCTACAATCATCTAATGATCGTGAATCTCAGATTGATTGTAAGTCTGCATTTGCCGATCTTAAAACCAAGTTACAAGATATAGCTCCACTCAGTCAGTTGGAAAGCACGCAGAAGGAACTGAACCTAGCACTTAGCAAGTATCCAAAAATTCTGGAGAAATCATTCGTTCCTGATATATCCAAGGCTTATAGAAACATTGACTTTGATACCCACACAGTCAATGAGATAATTGGCAGCCATTTCTATCGGCAGGGCCTATTCGAAGTTGGTGATTGTTTTACAAGTGAGACTGGGGAATCAGAATCTGCATCGGCTATGAAATCTCAGTTTCAGGAATTGTTTGGGATACTTGATGCAATGAAACATCGGAATCTAGAGCCAGCACTGAACTGGGCCGTGTTTAACTCCGATAAACTCAAACCAAATGGATCAGACCTATTACTGAAACTTCACAGACTGCAATTTGTTGAATTAGTGCAAAAGGGAAATAGAGATAGAGCTCTCCAGTATTCAAAAGCTTGTCTTGCTCCTTTTGCTTCCGACCATATGGTTGAAATACAAAAGCTCATGGGGGCTCTTCTGTGGACTGGAAGGCTTGAACACTCCCCATACTCTCACTTATTATCACAAGCCAATTGGGACAAAGTGACGGGGGAGCTAACCAGGCAGTTCTGCAATATTCTGGGCCAGTCTTACAAGAGCCCGTTGAGTGTGACCATGGAGGCAGGGATTCGTGGTTTGCCACCTCTTCTCAAGTTTATGAATGTAATGGCAGGAAAGAGACAGGAATGGCAGTCTATGAAGCAGTTACCTGTACCAGTGGATTTAGACAGTGAGTTTCATTTCCATTCTATTTTTGTGTGTCCAGTATCAAAGGAACAATCAACAGAAGAAAATCCACCTATGTTGATGTCATGTGGACATGTGCTCTGCAAGCAGTCTATTACGAAGATGTCAAAGAACGGTACAAAATCTTTCAAATGTCCATACTGTCCTTCCGATGTCAATTCAGCACAGTGTAGGCCGCTTGTTTTCTGA
- the LOC137720521 gene encoding probable E3 ubiquitin-protein ligase EDA40 — protein MVTGWRRAFCTSITKDRNSKVLIEKQQQHYNNDNQQSPRINSKFGFFSITSTTRLQSQSQAQSVVSSPGLRCRTTATNTPTSSLPNSPKLQCNASSAATTPKKASSYSPRLLFHFQRSNPSSPKSPSSFSLLKSTLRLSKSRCGICLQSVKSGQGTAIFTAECSHSFHFACISAHVKKNSLLLCPVCSTAWKELPLISVHKPQAQHKPPPISSPKKPRDVKTKPLRVYNDDEPLSSPTSGSRFNPIPEENDDENEAVEFQGFFVNTSSKPQSRFASADRNVKNVEVSLLPESAVVAIGRSYETHAVVLKLKAPQTNESKTASLERRAPIDLVTVVDVSVSASNAKIQMMKRAMRLVVSSLRDTDRLSIVAYSSTSKRLLPLRRMTSAGRRSARRIVDALCGVGEGMCVNDALKKAAKVIQDRREKNAVASIMLLLDAVQPEATQKRSYSPVVSSTRLPHLDIPVHTIALGDGCDDELAKCFGGLLRVMVQDLSLQLGFVSGSSPAEIAAVYSLTGRPAALGSGSIRLGDLYAGEERELLVELKVPVSATGGPHSSQNVMSVRSTHRDPSSNELVYSKELVLLVPRSQTVRSSSSNPNIERLRNLHLAARAVAESRRFVERSSDFSGAYHLLSSARTLLVQSCSASAEEFLRGLEGEMAELQRRRQIQLLVEVEAKQSKKGCNNGHAEEKQEPLTPTSAWRAAEKLAKVATMRKSMNRVSDLHGFENARF, from the exons ATGGTGACTGGCTGGCGAAGGGCCTTCTGCACATCCATCACCAAAGACAGAAACTCAAAAGTGCTTATTGAGAAGCAGCAGCAACATTACAACAACGACAATCAGCAGAGCCCCAGAATCAACTCCAAATTTGGATTCTTTTCCATCACTTCAACCACACGCCTCCAATCTCAATCCCAAGCTCAATCTGTAGTCTCCAGCCCCGGCCTCCGCTGCCGAACCACCGCCACCAACACCCCCACTTCCTCGCTACCCAACTCCCCAAAACTCCAATGCAACGCCTCCTCCGCCGCCACAACCCCCAAAAAAGCCAGCAGCTACAGCCCTAGACTGCTTTTCCACTTCCAGCGCTCCAACCCATCGTCCCCAAAATCCCCCTCCAGCTTCTCCCTCCTCAAGTCCACCCTACGCCTCTCCAAA AGTAGATGCGGAATCTGCTTACAGAGTGTGAAAAGCGGTCAGGGCACCGCCATTTTTACGGCGGAGTGCTCCCATTCCTTCCACTTCGCCTGCATCTCCGCCCACGTCAAGAAGAACAGCCTCCTCCTGTGCCCCGTCTGCAGTACCGCCTGGAAGGAGCTGCCGTTAATCTCCGTCCACAAACCACAAGCCCAACACAAACCGCCGCCCATTTCATCGCCCAAGAAGCCCAGAGACGTCAAGACCAAGCCTCTGAGAGTTTACAATGACGATGAGCCGCTTTCGTCCCCAACTTCCGGTTCCCGCTTCAACCCAATACCAGAAGAGAACGACGACGAAAACGAGGCCGTTGAATTCCAGGGTTTCTTTGTGAATACGAGTTCCAAGCCTCAATCGCGTTTTGCCTCGGCTGACCGGAATGTTAAGAATGTGGAGGTCAGTCTGTTGCCGGAATCGGCGGTTGTGGCTATCGGGAGGAGTTATGAGACGCACGCGGTGGTTCTGAAGCTCAAAGCACCGCAAACCAATGAGTCCAAGACGGCGTCTTTAGAGCGTCGAGCTCCGATTGACTTGGTGACGGTGGTGGACGTGAGCGTAAGTGCGAGCAATGCGAAGATTCAGATGATGAAGCGCGCGATGCGACTTGTCGTTTCGTCACTCCGCGACACCGACCGTCTCTCAATCGTCGCGTATTCCTCCACTTCGAAGAGGCTGCTACCTCTCCGGCGAATGACCTCTGCTGGTCGTCGTTCGGCGCGTCGGATTGTGGACGCGCTCTGCGGCGTCGGCGAGGGGATGTGTGTTAATGACGCGCTCAAGAAGGCCGCGAAGGTGATCCAAGACCGGCGCGAGAAAAACGCCGTCGCGAGTATCATGCTTCTATTGGATGCCGTACAACCAGAAGCCACTCAGAAGCGATCTTATTCCCCCGTCGTGTCCTCCACGCGCCTCCCTCACCTCGACATCCCTGTCCACACCATCGCACTCGGGGATGGTTGCGACGACGAGCTAGCGAAGTGCTTCGGAGGCTTACTACGCGTCATGGTCCAGGATCTCAGTCTCCAACTTGGTTTCGTTTCGGGTTCAAGCCCGGCCGAGATCGCCGCTGTGTATTCACTCACGGGTCGGCCCGCTGCTCTAGGATCCGGGTCAATCCGACTCGGAGATCTCTACGCCGGAGAGGAGCGAGAGTTGTTAGTCGAACTAAAAGTACCGGTTTCCGCCACCGGCGGGCCCCACTCATCCCAGAACGTGATGTCCGTGAGGTCCACACACAGGGACCCGTCGTCCAATGAGCTTGTGTATTCAAAAGAGCTGGTCCTCCTCGTACCTCGATCACAGACCGTCCGATCGTCATCGTCGAACCCAAACATCGAGCGGCTAAGGAACCTCCACTTGGCGGCAAGAGCGGTGGCGGAGTCGCGGAGGTTCGTGGAGAGGAGCAGCGACTTCTCGGGCGCGTACCACCTGCTATCGTCGGCGCGAACGTTGCTCGTGCAGTCGTGCTCGGCATCGGCGGAGGAGTTCCTCCGCGGCTTGGAGGGGGAGATGGCGGAGCTTCAGCGGCGGCGGCAGATTCAGCTGCTGGTGGAGGTTGAGGCGAAGCAAAGCAAGAAGGGATGCAATAATGGACACGCGGAGGAGAAGCAAGAGCCGCTAACGCCGACGTCGGCTTGGCGCGCGGCTGAGAAATTGGCTAAGGTGGCTACGATGAGGAAGTCGATGAACAGAGTAAGCGACTTACACGGCTTCGAAAATGCCagattttag